A section of the Oreochromis niloticus isolate F11D_XX linkage group LG9, O_niloticus_UMD_NMBU, whole genome shotgun sequence genome encodes:
- the dph2 gene encoding 2-(3-amino-3-carboxypropyl)histidine synthase subunit 2, producing the protein MADAFSSSSETVIHRVVGVAVKTSTPADELERFYQIKKTCDFISEHTFEKVALQFPDELLVDSVAVAEEIERNTNAKSYILGDTSYGSCCVDEVAAEHVGADCIVHYGSACLSPSRRLPLLYIFEQRAVDVEKCASSFRELYPDRHSHIIILCDVNYAHAINGLLALLSPEYPNLVASEIVVEGEQCYSHGRIKRQDDDARLSEQDDGQVIYQFGRQFTLKSGLSVTDCSMFYVGQEGATLRNFMMTWNRCSFCSFDPVTAKGRVESISINRALMKRYYAIERAKDANVVGILVGTLGVADYLSIIEQLKETIKRAGKKSYMFAMGKLNVPKLANFLEIDIFVLIACPESSLLDSSEFFKPVVTPFEMEVACNRKREWSEEYVTDFRHLLPGGQSHIPLADQQDKEDETDVSLITGAVRSHNLLSSEPTEPAYGSSVVLRNQTLTVANTNSAASFLAGRSWIGLEQKLGETPVVKAVEGRRGIAIAYEEEGTWS; encoded by the exons ATGGCTGATGCGTTTAGCAGCAGCTCGGAAACTGTAATTCATCGTGTGGTCGGAGTTGCAGTGAAGACGAGCACACCTGCGGATGAACTGGAAAGGTTTTATCAGATTAAGAAAACCTGCGACTTCATCAGTGAGCATACGTTTGAAAAG GTAGCTTTGCAGTTTCCTGATGAGCTGCTGGTGGATTCAGTTGCAGTGGCAGAAGAGATCGAGAGAAACACTAATGCCAAGTCATATATTTTGGGCGACACATCCTATGGAAG TTGCTGTGTGGATGAGGTCGCTGCAGAACACGTTGGAGCTGACTGCATTGTGCACTATGGCAGTGCTTGCCTTAGCCCATCCAGAAGGCTGCCCCTGTTATACATCTTTGAACAAAGAGCAGTGGATGTGGAGAAGTGTGCCTCCTCCTTCAGAGAACTCTACCCTGACAGACACAGTCACATAATCATCCTCTGTGATGTCAACTATGCTCATGCCATTA aTGGTCTTTTGGCTCTACTGTCACCAGAGTATCCAAACCTTGTTGCCTCTGAGATTGTTGTTGAAGGGGAGCAGTGTTACAGTCATGGGCGGATTAAAAGACAAGATGATGACGCCCGTCTCTCTGAGCAAGACGATGGCCAGGTCATCTATCAGTTTGGACGTCAGTTCACCTTGAAAAGCGGTTTAAGCGTCACGGACTGCAGTATGTTTTATGTGGGCCAGGAGGGAGCGACCCTGAGAAACTTCATGATGACTTGGAATCGGTGCTCGTTTTGCTCTTTTGACCCTGTGACAGCGAAGGGGCGGGTCGAGTCTATAAGCATCAACCGCGCACTGATGAAGAGATACTATGCTATAGAAAGGGCCAAGGATGCCAATGTGGTCGGCATCCTGGTTGGCACTCTGGGGGTTGCCGATTACCTCTCTATCATTGAGCAGCTGAAGGAAACCATCAAGAGAGCTGGCAAGAAGAGCTACATGTTTGCCATGGGGAAACTGAACGTACCCAAACTGGCAAACTTTCTTGAAATTGACATCTTTGTTTTAATTGCATGTCCAGAGAGCTCACTTTTGGACTCGAGTGAGTTTTTTAAACCTGTAGTGACACCGTTTGAGATGGAGGTGGCCTGCAACAGGAAGAGGGAATGGTCAGAGGAATATGTCACAGACTTTCGACATCTCCTGCCAG GTGGACAGAGTCACATACCTTTGGCTGATCAGCAGGACAAGGAGGATGAAACTGACGTTTCATTAATCACTGGTGCTGTGCGAAGCCACAATCTCCTGAGCAGTGAGCCTACAGAGCCGGCTTATGGGTCCTCTGTGGTCTTGAGGAACCAGACGCTGACCGTAGCAAACACAAATTCAGCTG catCTTTTCTTGCAGGTCGAAGCTGGATTGGTTTAGAGCAGAAGCTGGGAGAGACACCTGTGGTGAAAGCAGTAGAGGGCAGGAGAGGCATAGCTATAGCCTACGAGGAGGAAGGAACATGGTCATGA
- the rgs9bp gene encoding regulator of G-protein signaling 9-binding protein: MPLVNNKVGNDCTVGADKTLADGKDLVDSVIKVVACYRHLAACVGGCTDSLQLRDELRQTREKALKLAEAIRLQLTSHLRDKSLPEDQRKEMELLWVAFSSSLELLHVDMCKVFSIGDNFSLANTASLVQTGLQGGGSEVAARALSLAELNQEPPTLPAGLESQERSAMEQEISQIDHMIDDMEKKVNVLRWMVEPRGPQYADPLSSTESASLALLSVDEEQPGQEPLCQRSLIFVLLLLFAVVLVAATLSVCLVLFS; the protein is encoded by the exons ATGCCACTTGTAAATAACAAAGTGGGCAATGACTGCACAGTTGGCGCAGACAAGACTTTGGCTGATGGGAAGGACCTGGTGGATTCTGTGATAAAG GTGGTAGCATGTTACCGGCATTTGGCTGCATGTGTTGGTGGCTGCACAGACAGTTTGCAGCTGCGGGATGAGCTGagacaaacaagagaaaaggcCCTGAAGTTGGCCGAGGCCATCCGTCTGCAGCTGACCTCACATCTCCGGGACAAGAGCCTGCCCGAGGACCAACGCAAGGAGATGGAGCTCCTCTGGGTGGCCTTCTCCTCCAGTCTAGAGCTGCTCCATGTTGACATGTGCAAGGTTTTCAGCATAGGTGACAACTTCTCCTTAGCTAACACTGCTTCCTTGGTGCAGACTGGCCTACAAG GAGGAGGCAGTGAGGTAGCAGCTCGAGCACTCAGTTTGGCCGAACTGAACCAGGAGCCTCCAACCCTTCCTGCTGGTCTTGAAAGCCAGGAACGGAGCGCCATGGAGCAGGAAATCAGCCAAATCGATCACATGATTGACGATATGGAGAAGAAAGTGAACGTGTTGCGCTGGATGGTGGAGCCCCGGGGGCCACAATACGCAGACCCGCTCAGCAGCACCGAGAGCGCCTCCCTGGCTCTGCTCAGCGTTGACGAGGAGCAGCCTGGACAAGAGCCTCTATGCCAGCGCAGTTTGATCTTTGTGCTCTTAttgctgtttgctgttgttttggtGGCAGCCACGTTATCGGTCTGTCTTGTCCTTTTCTCATGA
- the ncf2 gene encoding neutrophil cytosol factor 2, with product MSFVDTLRHWDEAVTCVNRQDFSKALEIFLAIQEPNSKIFFDIGCLHLLNQDFDAAEKAFDCSIRKDEHLAIAFFQRGITFYKKKRYEESLADFQKTFKTLRGNQLIDYKALGLRYILYACDVLHNMALVEAQLGRWEKAQEYLMKALDYKTEARFNIIDKALQSILKQKLFKLVEFQSKEMFKPNKHYVAELEKKDYLGKAKVVASVVPQDEFSGFAPLQPQVEDGPTCPKEPVVLRALEGDPHTVLFEFIPETSDELAVVPGNIVFVLQKGADNWAYVVFNERKGLVPYNYLERLEISLASNKNKGITPPPSREPPTRPERIQGLTPREATSGNRQRQEKQSTDNSCIVKVHFNFNFVVSVPSGSPYTMLIEKISRKLNLPSSAVTLSLTSEASEQSVISANTEMEKLWSRASSGRVTLWCNTKEEEVHLVALHSYESSNPEDLSFQQGDKIKLLSKINQDWLEGQCNGNTGIFPASFVEEVPANSQ from the exons ATGTCTTTTGTAGACACTCTGCGCCACTGGGATGAGGCGGTAACTTGCGTCAACAGACAAGATTTCTCCAAAGCACTTGAGATTTTCTTGGCTATTCAAGAACCAAACTCCAAAATTTTTTTTGACATTGGCTGTCTCCATCTTCTTAACCAAGACTTCGATGCTGCTGAAAAG gcGTTTGATTGCAGCATACGCAAGGATGAACATTTGGCCATCGCCTTCTTTCAAAGAGGAATCACTTTTTACAAAAAGAAGAG GTATGAGGAGAGTTTAGCTGACTTCCAGAAAACCTTTAAAACACTCAGGGGCAACCAGCTAATAGATTACAAAGCGCTTGGTCTCAGATACATACTATATGCTTGTGAT GTTCTCCACAATATGGCCCTGGTTGAAGCTCAGTTGGGTAGATGGGAAAAGGCCCAGGAGTACCTCATGAAGGCTCTTGACTACAAGACAGAGGCCAGGTTTAATATCATCGACAAAGCTCTGCAGTCAATCCTA aaacagaaacttttCAAACTGGTCGAGTTCCAATCAAAAGAGATGTTCAAACCAAATAAGCACTATGTTGCAGAGCTGGAGAAGAAAGACTACCTGGGCAAAGCAAAG GTCGTTGCCTCTGTTGTTCCTCAAGATGAGTTCTCTGGATTTGCCCCATTGCAGCCTCAG gTGGAAGATGGTCCAACTTGTCCAAAAGAGCCTGTGGTTCTGAG GGCTTTGGAAGGAGATCCGCACACTGTGCTCTTTGAGTTTATTCCTGAGACCAGTGATGAGCTGGCTGTAGTGCCGGGCaatattgtgtttgtgttgcagaAGGGTGCTGACAACTGGGCATATGTGGTCTTCAATGAAAGA AAGGGCCTTGTTCCTTACAACTATCTGGAACGTTTGGAAATCTCCTTAGCTTCTAACAAAAACAAG GGAATAACTCCACCTCCAAGCCGAGAGCCACCCACCAGACCTGAAAGGATACAAG GTCTTACGCCAAGAGAAGCCACTAGTGGAAATCGTCAGCGTCAG GAGAAACAGTCCACAGACAATTCATGTATCGTCAAAGTGCATTTCAATTTCAACTTTGTCGTCTCAGTCCCGTCTGGGTCACCCTACACAATGCTGATTGAGAAAATCAGCAGGAAACTGAATCTTCCTTCTTCTGCAGTCACCTTGAG TTTAACCTCTGAGGCAAGTGAACAAAGTGTAATCAGTGCCAACACAGAAATGGAGAAGCTGTGGAGCCGTGCCAGCAGTGGGCGTGTCACTTTGTGGTGTAACACCAAGGAG GAGGAGGTTCACCTGGTGGCACTTCACTCCTACGAGTCGTCAAATCCCGAAGATCTGAGTTTTCAGCAAGGGGATAAAATCAAACTGCTCTCTAAAA TTAACCAAGACTGGTTGGAAGGGCAGTGTAACGGGAATACTGGTATATTCCCTGCATCCTTTGTGGAAGAAGTTCCTGCAAATAGCCAGTGA
- the mcur1 gene encoding mitochondrial calcium uniporter regulator 1 isoform X1, with the protein MVLKQCQSRLKLFNFNHPEKWYDPQDRASIFMPAATSIFVSASACSQCNLTPSFSKFEKTPLRWRRAPGVNITHLSAVTWMSVRAFQYDLNTDVPKAEGQKLFFDTHAVVRLLEENGFTTSQSEGMVSVLVKMTNSNMDVIYSDMVTKVQQEIMLQRVMSQIATVKKDMVILEKSEFSTLLAENEKLKVQLLQLKVQLANEMNKVQSDNMLDMNLEKSRVKELKAEHDKKLLQTRTEIMEMTAEQDRYLTQTNMKIDTEVAGLKTMLESHKLDTIKYLAGSVFTGLTVVLGFYRLWMQW; encoded by the exons ATGGTGCTTAAACAGTGCCAGTCTCGACTTAAACTTTTTAACTTTAACCACCCAGAAAAGTGGTATGATCCTCAAGACAGAGCTAGCATTTTTATGCCTGCAGCGACATCGATTTTCGTCAGCGCCTCAGCGTGTTCTCAGTGTAACCTCACTCCATCTTTTAGCAAGTTTGAGAAGACACCGCTGAGATGGAGACGAGCTCCTGGAGTGAACATTACGCATTTGTCTGCTGTGACATGGATGTCCGTGAGAG CATTCCAGTATGATCTAAATACAGACGTACCAAAGGCTGAAGGCCAGAAGCTGTTCTTTGATACGCATGCAGTGGTGCGACTCCTTGAGGAAAATG GTTTCACTACATCTCAGTCTGAAGGCATGGTCAGCGTACTGGTGAAGATGACAAACTCTAACATGGATGTCATTTACAGTGACATGGTAACCAAAGTGCAGCAG GAGATCATGTTGCAGCGTGTGATGTCTCAAATAGCCACTGTAAAGAAGGACATGGTGATCCTTGAGAAGAGCGAGTTCTCTACTCTGCTGGCAGAAAATGag AAACTCAAGGTCCAGTTGCTCCAGCTCAAGGTCCAACTAGCT AATGAAATGAATAAAGTGCAGTCAGACAATATGTTGGATATGAATTTGGAGAAAAGCCGAGTGAAAGAATTG AAAGCAGAGCATGACAAGAAACTTCTACAAACACGAACTGAGATTATGGAAATG ACTGCAGAACAGGACCGCTATTTGActcagacaaacatgaaaataGACACAGAAGTGGCTGGTTTGAAAACCATGTTGGAATCTCATAAACTGGATACTATAAAATATCTTGCAG GTTCAGTGTTCACAGGCCTCACTGTGGTCTTGGGTTTCTATCGTCTTTGGAT GCAGTGGTGA
- the mcur1 gene encoding mitochondrial calcium uniporter regulator 1 isoform X3 produces the protein MSVRAFQYDLNTDVPKAEGQKLFFDTHAVVRLLEENGFTTSQSEGMVSVLVKMTNSNMDVIYSDMVTKVQQEIMLQRVMSQIATVKKDMVILEKSEFSTLLAENEKLKVQLLQLKVQLANEMNKVQSDNMLDMNLEKSRVKELKAEHDKKLLQTRTEIMEMTAEQDRYLTQTNMKIDTEVAGLKTMLESHKLDTIKYLAGSVFTGLTVVLGFYRLWMQW, from the exons ATGTCCGTGAGAG CATTCCAGTATGATCTAAATACAGACGTACCAAAGGCTGAAGGCCAGAAGCTGTTCTTTGATACGCATGCAGTGGTGCGACTCCTTGAGGAAAATG GTTTCACTACATCTCAGTCTGAAGGCATGGTCAGCGTACTGGTGAAGATGACAAACTCTAACATGGATGTCATTTACAGTGACATGGTAACCAAAGTGCAGCAG GAGATCATGTTGCAGCGTGTGATGTCTCAAATAGCCACTGTAAAGAAGGACATGGTGATCCTTGAGAAGAGCGAGTTCTCTACTCTGCTGGCAGAAAATGag AAACTCAAGGTCCAGTTGCTCCAGCTCAAGGTCCAACTAGCT AATGAAATGAATAAAGTGCAGTCAGACAATATGTTGGATATGAATTTGGAGAAAAGCCGAGTGAAAGAATTG AAAGCAGAGCATGACAAGAAACTTCTACAAACACGAACTGAGATTATGGAAATG ACTGCAGAACAGGACCGCTATTTGActcagacaaacatgaaaataGACACAGAAGTGGCTGGTTTGAAAACCATGTTGGAATCTCATAAACTGGATACTATAAAATATCTTGCAG GTTCAGTGTTCACAGGCCTCACTGTGGTCTTGGGTTTCTATCGTCTTTGGAT GCAGTGGTGA
- the mcur1 gene encoding mitochondrial calcium uniporter regulator 1 isoform X2, protein MVLKQCQSRLKLFNFNHPEKWYDPQDRASIFMPAATSIFVSASACSQCNLTPSFSKFEKTPLRWRRAPGVNITHLSAVTWMSVRAFQYDLNTDVPKAEGQKLFFDTHAVVRLLEENGFTTSQSEGMVSVLVKMTNSNMDVIYSDMVTKVQQEIMLQRVMSQIATVKKDMVILEKSEFSTLLAENEKLKVQLLQLKVQLANEMNKVQSDNMLDMNLEKSRVKELKAEHDKKLLQTRTEIMEMTAEQDRYLTQTNMKIDTEVAGLKTMLESHKLDTIKYLAGSVFTGLTVVLGFYRLWM, encoded by the exons ATGGTGCTTAAACAGTGCCAGTCTCGACTTAAACTTTTTAACTTTAACCACCCAGAAAAGTGGTATGATCCTCAAGACAGAGCTAGCATTTTTATGCCTGCAGCGACATCGATTTTCGTCAGCGCCTCAGCGTGTTCTCAGTGTAACCTCACTCCATCTTTTAGCAAGTTTGAGAAGACACCGCTGAGATGGAGACGAGCTCCTGGAGTGAACATTACGCATTTGTCTGCTGTGACATGGATGTCCGTGAGAG CATTCCAGTATGATCTAAATACAGACGTACCAAAGGCTGAAGGCCAGAAGCTGTTCTTTGATACGCATGCAGTGGTGCGACTCCTTGAGGAAAATG GTTTCACTACATCTCAGTCTGAAGGCATGGTCAGCGTACTGGTGAAGATGACAAACTCTAACATGGATGTCATTTACAGTGACATGGTAACCAAAGTGCAGCAG GAGATCATGTTGCAGCGTGTGATGTCTCAAATAGCCACTGTAAAGAAGGACATGGTGATCCTTGAGAAGAGCGAGTTCTCTACTCTGCTGGCAGAAAATGag AAACTCAAGGTCCAGTTGCTCCAGCTCAAGGTCCAACTAGCT AATGAAATGAATAAAGTGCAGTCAGACAATATGTTGGATATGAATTTGGAGAAAAGCCGAGTGAAAGAATTG AAAGCAGAGCATGACAAGAAACTTCTACAAACACGAACTGAGATTATGGAAATG ACTGCAGAACAGGACCGCTATTTGActcagacaaacatgaaaataGACACAGAAGTGGCTGGTTTGAAAACCATGTTGGAATCTCATAAACTGGATACTATAAAATATCTTGCAG GTTCAGTGTTCACAGGCCTCACTGTGGTCTTGGGTTTCTATCGTCTTTGGATGTAA